From the Apus apus isolate bApuApu2 chromosome 4, bApuApu2.pri.cur, whole genome shotgun sequence genome, one window contains:
- the ABCC2 gene encoding ATP-binding cassette sub-family C member 2 isoform X1 encodes MSAALEEFCGSVFWNDSYLARPDADLPVCFQQTVLVWVPLGFFWILAPWQLLPMCKSRAKKSSVTKLYIIKQVLATLLMLTAVAELALAFVEDTEQDPLPAVQYTNPSLYIATWLLVLLIHYTRRFCLRRDSGILFCFLILSLLCGVLPFQSLLRRALQAPISDVPRFVLFFISYGLQLLLFLVSGFSDIAPETKEITEKNPEVTASFLSTITFEWYTSIVFKGYRKPLEIEDIWELKSKDKTQAISTDFEKNMKTAVKKAQVELEKRKRKKRRWEGDPDHGNNLSKARSQDILVLEEKGEKRKKKGDKEESSPSKDFPRGWLVKTLCKTFWQNLLLAMAFKVVQDALVFVSPQLLKLLIAFVSDEESFAWQGYLYTVLLFLTALLQSLCLQQYFNLCFLLGINVRACLVAAIYKKALTMSSATRKESTVGETVNLMSADAQRFMDVTNFIHQLWSSPLQIILSIVFLWAELGPSVLAGIAVMVLLIPLNALLVAKAKNIQVRNMKNKDERLKIMGEILNGIKILKLFAWEPSFEKRVSEIRERELKDLVNFSYLQSISIFVFTCSPVLVSLASFAVFVLVDENNILDAQKAFTAISLFNVLRFPMAMLPLVLSSLVQTKVSTVRLERYLAGEDLDTSAIHHNPVEGSAVSFSEATFSWEQNGNAAIRDVTLDVAPGSLVAVVGAVGSGKSSLVSAMLGEMENIKGHINIHGSLAYVPQQAWIQNATLKDNILFGSELDEARYQKVIKACALLPDLELLPAGDQTEIGEKGINLSGGQKQRVSLARAVYSNADIYVLDDPLSAVDAHVGKYLFENVLGPEGLLQKKTRILVTHSISFLPRVDNIVVLVAGEVSEQGSYSKLLANKGAFAQFLNLYGRQEEDASEKNTTAVALAGDEEQGDEDVEPCVEEGPDDVVTMTLKREASVRQREFSRSLSKRSTKSWKKAQDEPPKKLKGQKLIEKEAVETGKVKFSMYLRYLRAVGLCYSFWIAMGYVGQYAAVVGTNLWLSAWTDDAQHYLNQTYPVELRDLRIGVFGALGISQALFLLFAILLSARGAMRASRVTHQQLLSNILRAPMSFFDTTPTGRIVNRFAKDIFTIDETIPMSFRSWLNCFMALISTLLMISLATPFFVLVIIPLSIFYYFVLRFYISTSRQLRRLDSVTRSPIYSHFGETVSGLSVIRAYGHQERFLQQNESTMDINQKSVYSWIVSNRWLAIRLEFVGSLIIFFSALLAVISKGTLEGGIVGLSVSSALNVTQTLNWLVRTSSELETNIVALERVHEYTKVKNEAPWVTEKRPPHGWPSKGEIKFVDYKVRYRPELELVLQGITCNIWSTEKVGVVGRTGAGKSSLTNCLFRVLEAAGGRILIDEVDIATIGLHDLRKSLTIIPQDPVLFTGTLRMNLDPFDHYTDEEIWKALELAHLKTYVQALPEGLLHLVSEGGENLSVGQRQLVCLARALLRKAKILILDEATAAVDLETDHLIQTTIRSEFADCTVLTIAHRLHTIMDSNRVMVLQAGRIVEYDSPEELLKKQGIFSAMAKDAGITNTETTVL; translated from the exons TTTGTTGAGGACACAGAGCAAGACCCCCTGCCAGCTGTCCAGTACACAAACCCCAGCCTGTACATTGCCACCTGG ctcctggtcctGTTGATCCATTACACACGACGCTTCTGCTTGCGCAGAGACTCGGGGatacttttctgcttcttgatcctgtccctgctctgtggGGTATTGCCTTTCCAGTCACTCCTCCGGAGAGCCCTACAG GCACCAATCTCCGACGTGCCACGGTTTGTCCTTTTCTTCATCTCCTAtgggctccagctgctgctcttccttgtCTCAGGCTTCTCAGACATCGCCCCAGAAACAAAGGAAATCACAGAGAAG AACCCAGAGGTGACAGCCTCCTTCCTGAGCACCATCACCTTTGAATGGTACACCAG CATAGTTTTCAAGGGCTACCGCAAACCCTTGGAGATAGAGGATATCTGGGAACTGAAAAGTAAAGACAAGACACAGGCGATTTCCACTGATTTTGAGAAGAACATGAAGACTGCAGTGAAGAAGGCCCAAGTAGAACTGGAGAAACGGAAACGCAAGAAGAGACGCTGGGAAGGTGACCCAGACCATGGAAACAATCTGAGCAAGGCCCGGAGCCAAGACATCCTGGTTCTG gaggagaagggggaaaagaggaagaagaagggggaCAAAGAAGAATCCAGCCCTTCCAAGGATTTCCCCAGGGGTTGGCTGGTGAAAACCCTATGCAAGACCTTCTGGCAGAACCTCCTGCTTGCGATGGCTTTCAAAGTGGTGCAGGATGCACTTGTGTTTGTCAGCCCCCAGCTGCTGAA GCTGCTGATTGCCTTTGTGTCAGATGAGGAGTCCTTTGCCTGGCAAGGCTACCTATACACTGTCCTGCTCTTCCTGACGGCGCTGCTCCagtccctctgcctgcagcagtaCTTCAACTTGTGCTTCCTACTTGGCATAAACGTGCGTGCCTGTCTCGTTGCTGCCATCTACAAGAAG GCACTCACCATGTCCAGTGCCACCCGCAAGGAGTCCACAGTGGGAGAGACTGTGAATCTGATGTCAGCTGATGCCCAGAGGTTCATGGATGTGACCAACTTCATTCACCAGCTGTGGTCATCCCCCCTGCAAATTATCCTGTCCAttgttttcctctgggcagagctgggcccCTCTGTCCTGGCTGGCATAGCAGTCATGGTGCTGCTCATCCCCTTAAATGCACTCCTGGTTGCCAAGGCCAAAAACATCCAG GTGAGGAACATGAAGAACAAGGATGAACGCTTGAAGATAATGGGTGAAATCCTCAATGGAATCAAG ATCCTGAAACTTTTTGCCTGGGAGCCTTCGTTTGAGAAGCGAGTCAGTGAGATCCGGGAACGTGAGCTCAAGGACTTGGTGAACTTCAGTTACTTGCAGTCAATCTCCATCTTCGTGTTCACGTGTTCCCCTGTCCTG GTCTCCTTGGCCAGCTTTGCTGTCTTCGTGCTGGTGGATGAGAACAACATCCTGGATGCACAGAAGGCCTTTACTGCCATCTCCCTTTTCAATGTGCTGCGCTTCCCCATGGCCATGCTACCCTTGgtcctctcctccctggtgCAG ACCAAAGTGTCAACTGTGAGGCTGGAGCGCTAcctggctggagaagacctgGACACCTCAGCTATCCACCACAACCCTGTTGAAG GCAGTGCTGTGAGTTTCTCGGAGGCCACATTCTCCTGGGAGCAGAACGGCAACGCTGCGATAAGAGA TGTCACCCTGGACGTCGCACCCGGAAGCCTGGTGGCTGTGGTGGGGGCTGTGGGCTCAGGCAAATCTTCGCTGGTGTCAGCCATGCTCGGGGAGATGGAGAATATCAAGGGACACATCAACATCCAC GGCTCACTGGCCTACGTCCCTCAGCAGGCCTGGATCCAGAATGCCACACTGAAAGACAACATCCTTTTTGGGTCAGAACTGGATGAAGCCAGGTATCAGAAGGTCATTAAGGCCTGTGCCCTACTTCCAGACCTGGaactgctgcctgcaggtgaCCAGACAGAGATTGGAGAGAAG GGCATTAACCTGAGTGGAGGCCAGAAGCAGCGAGTCAGCCTGGCCCGGGCAGTGTACAGCAATGCAGACATCTATGTCCTGGATGATCCATTGTCTGCTGTGGATGCTCACGTTGGCAAGTACCTCTTTGAGAATGTGCTGGGGCCAGAAGGGCTGCTGCAAAAGAAG ACGCGGATCTTGGTGACGCACAGTATCAGTTTCCTGCCCCGGGTGGATAACATCGtggtgctggtggcaggagaAGTATCTGAGCAGGGCTCCTACAGCAAACTGCTTGCAAACAAGGGGGCCTTTGCCCAGTTCCTGAACTTGTATGGCAGACAGGAGGAGgatgcttcagagaaaaataccaCAG CTGTTGCTTTAGCTGGGGATGAAGAGCAGGGTGATGAAGATGTTGAGCCTTGTGTGGAGGAGGGCCCTGATGATGTGGTGACCATGACCCTGAAGCGAGAGGCCAGCGTCCGCCAGAGGGAGTTCAGTCGCAG CCTTAGTAAAAGAAGCACCAAGTCCTGGAAAAAGGCCCAGGATGAGCCCCCCAAGAAGCTGAAGGGCCAGAAACTAATTGAGAAAGAAGCTGTGGAAACAGGCAAG GTGAAGTTCTCCATGTACCTGCGGTACCTGCGTGCTGTTGGCTTGTGCTACTCTTTCTGGATTGCCATGGGCTATGTTGGACAGTACGCTGCTGTCGTGGGGACCAACCTGTGGCTCAGCGCCTGGACGGATGATGCTCAGCACTACCTGAACCAGACCTACCCTGTGGAGCTGCGAGACCTGCGGATTGGTGTCTTTGGAGCACTGGGGATATCACAAG CTCTCTTCCTGCTCTTTGCAATCCTCCTGTCTGCTCGTGGTGCCATGCGGGCTTCTCGGGTTACGCATCAGCAACTGCTCAGCAACATCCTGCGTGCGCCCATGAGCTTTTTTGACACGACCCCAACTGGCCGCATTGTGAATAGGTTTGCCAAG GATATCTTCACGATAGATGAGACCATTCCCATGTCCTTCCGCAGCTGGCTCAACTGTTTCATGGCCCTCATTAGCACATTGCTCATGATCTCCCTGGCCACTCCATTCTTCGTTCTTGTTATCATTCCCTTGAGCATCTTCTACTATTTTGTGCTG CGCTTCTATATCTCCACATCACGCCAGCTACGGCGTCTGGACTCAGTAACTAGGTCTCCCATCTACTCTCACTTTGGTGAGACAGTGTCAGGTCTTTCCGTGATCCGGGCCTATGGACACCAAGAACGGTTCCTGCAGCAAAATGAGAGCACTATGGACATCAATCAGAAAAGTGTTTACTCCTGGATAGTCTCAAATAG GTGGCTGGCCATCCGTTTGGAGTTTGTTGGGAGCCTCATCATCTTCTTCTCTGCGCTTCTAGCTGTGATTTCAAAGGGCACTTTGGAGGGCGGCATCGTTGGTCTTTCTGTCTCCTCTGCCCTCAAC GTAACCCAGACACTGAACTGGCTGGTGCGGACGTCTTCAGAGCTGGAGACGAACATTGTGGCACTGGAGCGGGTACATGAGTACACGAAGGTGAAGAATGAG GCTCCATGGGTGACAGAAAAGCGTCCACCCCATGGCTGGCCCAGCAAAGGTGAGATCAAATTTGTGGACTACAAAGTTCGTTACCGACCTGAACTGGAGTTGGTACTTCAGGGGATCACCTGCAATATTTGGAGCACTGAGAAG GTTGGGGTTGTGGGCCGGACTGGGGCTGGAAAATCCTCCCTCACCAACTGCCTCTTCCGggtgctggaggctgctggagggaggaTCCTCATTGATGAGGTGGATATAGCGACAATCGGCCTCCATGACCTGCGCAAGAGCCTCACTATCATCCCCCAG GACCCTGTGCTCTTCACTGGAACCCTGCGGATGAACCTGGACCCCTTTGACCATTACACAGACGAGGAGATATGGAAGGCTCTCGAGCTGGCCCACCTGAAGACATACGTGCAAGCCCTTCCCGAGGGGCTGCTGCATCTTGTGAGCGAGGGAGGGGAGAACCTGAG TGTTGGGCAGCGGCAGCTCGTGTGCCTGGCCCGGGCCCTTCTCCGCAAAGCCAAGATCCTCATCCTCGACGAAGCAACAGCAGCTGTAGATCTGGAGACTGATCACTTAATCCAGACAACAATTCGGAGCGAGTTTGCGGACTGCACTGTCCTTACCATCGCCCACCGCCTCCACACCATCATGGACAGCAACAG ggtgATGGTCCTGCAGGCCGGGAGGATTGTGGAGTATGACAGtccagaggagctgctgaagaagcAGGGTATCTTCTCCGCAATGGCAAAGGATGCTGGCATCACGAATACAGAGACCACCGTGCTGtag
- the DNMBP gene encoding dynamin-binding protein isoform X3, whose amino-acid sequence MTLLSSQTPALETSSAATESPEQRMLEKRSKVIEELLQTERDYVRDLEMCVERIMVPLQQAQMQNIDFEGLFGNIHMVISFSKQLLSTLEASDAIGPVFLAQRAELENIYKVYCQNHNEAIALLETYEKDEKMQKLLLDLLDSLRSLYSEWGCTNYINLGSFLIKPVQRVMRYPLLLMELLSATPEAHPDKAPLTAAVLAVKEINVNINEYKRRKDLVLKYRKGDEDSLMEKISKLNIHSIIKKSNRVSSHLKHLTGFAPQLKDEAFEETEKNFRMQERLIKSFIRDLSLYLQHVRESACMKALAATSMWDLCTEKGSADLDQFQKVNRLISDQLFSNFKERTERLVSSPLNQLLSMFAGPHKLVQKRFDKLLDFHNCTERAEKLKDKRTLEELQSARNNYEALNAQLLDELPQFLRFAKELFASCLRGYAEAHCDFVRLALEELRPLLSLLKVFGREGNLIAIFQDEHSRVLQQLQAFTFFPESQAAPKKTFERKSVERQSARRQPLVGLPSYFLQSDDTRATLLARYPPDSLFQADRNFNAAQDLDVSLLEGDVVGVIKKKDPMGSQNRWLIDNGVTKGFVYSSFLKPYNPRRSQSDVSVGSHSSNESEHSSSSPHSNTTLTFSPSGAAVTFTQKSLQDSASLTDPYHSPQPSSEMDSPCLPQLGSGDRTAPLEAGMVTSQRHYSRPELGCSPSSRNGHPTKAHLRPVPSVEDRDSGLESSESEGNQVYYALYTFKGRNTNELSVSANQRLRILQFEDITGNREWWLAEAHGKQGYVPSSYIRKTEYT is encoded by the exons ATGCAGAACATAGACTTTGAGGGTCTTTTTGGAAATATCCACATGGTAATTAGCTTCTCCAAGCAGCTGCTGTCTACCTTGGAGGCTTCAGATGCCATCG GGCCAGTGTTTCTGGCACAGCGTGCAGAGCTGGAGAACATCTACAAGGTGTATTGCCAGAACCACAATGAGGCCATTGCACTGCTGGAAACCTATGAGAAGGATGAGAAGATGCAGAAACTACTCCTGGACCTTCTGGATAGCCTCAG GAGCCTGTACAGTGAGTG GGGCTGCACAAACTACATTAACCTGGGCTCCTTCCTCATCAAGCCAGTGCAAAGGGTGATGCGGTACCCACTgctgctgatggagctgctgagtGCAACCCCTGAAGCTCACCCTGACAAGGCAccactcacagctgctgtcctggcagTTAAAGAAATCAATGTCAACATCAACGAATACAAGCGCCGGAAGGACCTGG TGCTAAAGTACCGGAAAGGGGATGAGGATAGCCTCATGGAGAAGATCTCCAAGCTCAACATCCACTCTATCATCAAGAAATCAAACCGTGTGAGCAGCCACCTCAAGCACCTCACAGGCTTTGCACCCCAG CTTAAGGATGAAGCATTtgaggagacagagaaaaatttCCGGATGCAAGAGCGGCTGATCAAGTCCTTCATCCGGGACCTTTCCCTCTATCTGCAACATGTTCGG GAGTCAGCCTGCATGAAGGCACTGGCAGCAACGAGCATGTGGGACCTGTGCACGGAGAAGGGCAGTGCGGACTTGGACCAGTTCCAGAAAGTGAATCGACTCATCAGCGACCAGCTCTTCTCCAACTTC AAAGAGCGGACAGAGCGGCTGGTGAGCTCACCCCTGAACCAGCTGCTGAGCATGTTTGCGGGGCCCCACAAGCTGGTGCAGAAGCGCTTCGACAAGCTCCTCGACTTCCACAACTGCACggagagagcagagaagctgaaggacAAGCGAActctggaggagctgcagtCAGCCCGCAACAACTACGAGGCTCTCAACGCCCAGCTGCTGGATGAGCTGCCCCAGTTCCTGCGCTTTGCCAAGGAGCTGTTTGCCAGCTGCTTGCGGGGCTACGCTGAGGCGCACTGCGACTTTGTGCGCCTGgccctggaggagctgaggcCTCTCTTGTCG TTGCTGAAGGTGTTCGGCAGGGAGGGGAATCTCATTGCCATCTTCCAGGATGAGCACAGTCGagtcctccagcagctccaagccTTCACCTTCTTCCCAGAGTCCCAGGCAGCTCCCAAGAAAACTTTTGAAAGGAAGAGCGTGGAGCGGCAGTCTGCCCGGCGGCAGCCCCTTGTTGGCTTG CCTAGCTACTTCCTGCAGTCAGATGACACCCGAGCTACCCTCCTGGCCCGCTATCCCCCAGACAGTCTGTTCCAGGCAGATCGCAATTTCAATGCTGCCCAAGACCTGGATGTCTCACTGCTGGAAGGAGATGTTGTGGGTGTCATCAAGAAGAAGGACCCCATGGGCAGCCAGAATCGCTGGCTCATAGACAATGGGG TGACCAAGGGCTTTGTGTACAGCTCCTTTCTGAAGCCCTACAACCCACGCCGCAGCCAGTCGGATGTCTCTGTGGGCAGCCACTCTTCCAACGAgtcagagcacagcagctcctctccccacagcaACACCACACTGACCTTCAGCCCTAGTGGGGCAGCTGTCACCTTCACTCAGAAATCCCTGCAGGACTCAGCCTCCCTGACAGACCCATACCACTCCCCACAGCCCTCCTCAGAGATGGACTCCCCCTGTCTGCCCCAGCTTGGCTCTGGTGACAGGACAGCCCCACTGGAGGCTGGTATGGTGACATCTCAGCGCCACTACAGCCGtcctgagctgggctgcagccccagctctcgCAATGGGCATCCCACCAAAGCACACCTCCGGCCAGTGCCTTCAGTAGAGGACAGAGACtctgggctggagagcagcgAGTCAGAAGGCAACCAG GTCTACTATGCTCTCTACACCTTCAAAGGCCGAAACACCAACGAGCTGAGTGTGTCCGCTAACCAAAGACTCAGGATCCTGCAGTTTGAGGACATCACAGGCAATCGGGAGTGGTGGCTGGCTGAGGCACATGGGAAGCAAGGCTACGTGCCCTCCAGTTACATCCGGAAGACAGAGTATACATGA
- the ABCC2 gene encoding ATP-binding cassette sub-family C member 2 isoform X2, translating into MCRRKGTMAWGTIWDRNVKVLATLLMLTAVAELALAFVEDTEQDPLPAVQYTNPSLYIATWLLVLLIHYTRRFCLRRDSGILFCFLILSLLCGVLPFQSLLRRALQAPISDVPRFVLFFISYGLQLLLFLVSGFSDIAPETKEITEKNPEVTASFLSTITFEWYTSIVFKGYRKPLEIEDIWELKSKDKTQAISTDFEKNMKTAVKKAQVELEKRKRKKRRWEGDPDHGNNLSKARSQDILVLEEKGEKRKKKGDKEESSPSKDFPRGWLVKTLCKTFWQNLLLAMAFKVVQDALVFVSPQLLKLLIAFVSDEESFAWQGYLYTVLLFLTALLQSLCLQQYFNLCFLLGINVRACLVAAIYKKALTMSSATRKESTVGETVNLMSADAQRFMDVTNFIHQLWSSPLQIILSIVFLWAELGPSVLAGIAVMVLLIPLNALLVAKAKNIQVRNMKNKDERLKIMGEILNGIKILKLFAWEPSFEKRVSEIRERELKDLVNFSYLQSISIFVFTCSPVLVSLASFAVFVLVDENNILDAQKAFTAISLFNVLRFPMAMLPLVLSSLVQTKVSTVRLERYLAGEDLDTSAIHHNPVEGSAVSFSEATFSWEQNGNAAIRDVTLDVAPGSLVAVVGAVGSGKSSLVSAMLGEMENIKGHINIHGSLAYVPQQAWIQNATLKDNILFGSELDEARYQKVIKACALLPDLELLPAGDQTEIGEKGINLSGGQKQRVSLARAVYSNADIYVLDDPLSAVDAHVGKYLFENVLGPEGLLQKKTRILVTHSISFLPRVDNIVVLVAGEVSEQGSYSKLLANKGAFAQFLNLYGRQEEDASEKNTTAVALAGDEEQGDEDVEPCVEEGPDDVVTMTLKREASVRQREFSRSLSKRSTKSWKKAQDEPPKKLKGQKLIEKEAVETGKVKFSMYLRYLRAVGLCYSFWIAMGYVGQYAAVVGTNLWLSAWTDDAQHYLNQTYPVELRDLRIGVFGALGISQALFLLFAILLSARGAMRASRVTHQQLLSNILRAPMSFFDTTPTGRIVNRFAKDIFTIDETIPMSFRSWLNCFMALISTLLMISLATPFFVLVIIPLSIFYYFVLRFYISTSRQLRRLDSVTRSPIYSHFGETVSGLSVIRAYGHQERFLQQNESTMDINQKSVYSWIVSNRWLAIRLEFVGSLIIFFSALLAVISKGTLEGGIVGLSVSSALNVTQTLNWLVRTSSELETNIVALERVHEYTKVKNEAPWVTEKRPPHGWPSKGEIKFVDYKVRYRPELELVLQGITCNIWSTEKVGVVGRTGAGKSSLTNCLFRVLEAAGGRILIDEVDIATIGLHDLRKSLTIIPQDPVLFTGTLRMNLDPFDHYTDEEIWKALELAHLKTYVQALPEGLLHLVSEGGENLSVGQRQLVCLARALLRKAKILILDEATAAVDLETDHLIQTTIRSEFADCTVLTIAHRLHTIMDSNRVMVLQAGRIVEYDSPEELLKKQGIFSAMAKDAGITNTETTVL; encoded by the exons TTTGTTGAGGACACAGAGCAAGACCCCCTGCCAGCTGTCCAGTACACAAACCCCAGCCTGTACATTGCCACCTGG ctcctggtcctGTTGATCCATTACACACGACGCTTCTGCTTGCGCAGAGACTCGGGGatacttttctgcttcttgatcctgtccctgctctgtggGGTATTGCCTTTCCAGTCACTCCTCCGGAGAGCCCTACAG GCACCAATCTCCGACGTGCCACGGTTTGTCCTTTTCTTCATCTCCTAtgggctccagctgctgctcttccttgtCTCAGGCTTCTCAGACATCGCCCCAGAAACAAAGGAAATCACAGAGAAG AACCCAGAGGTGACAGCCTCCTTCCTGAGCACCATCACCTTTGAATGGTACACCAG CATAGTTTTCAAGGGCTACCGCAAACCCTTGGAGATAGAGGATATCTGGGAACTGAAAAGTAAAGACAAGACACAGGCGATTTCCACTGATTTTGAGAAGAACATGAAGACTGCAGTGAAGAAGGCCCAAGTAGAACTGGAGAAACGGAAACGCAAGAAGAGACGCTGGGAAGGTGACCCAGACCATGGAAACAATCTGAGCAAGGCCCGGAGCCAAGACATCCTGGTTCTG gaggagaagggggaaaagaggaagaagaagggggaCAAAGAAGAATCCAGCCCTTCCAAGGATTTCCCCAGGGGTTGGCTGGTGAAAACCCTATGCAAGACCTTCTGGCAGAACCTCCTGCTTGCGATGGCTTTCAAAGTGGTGCAGGATGCACTTGTGTTTGTCAGCCCCCAGCTGCTGAA GCTGCTGATTGCCTTTGTGTCAGATGAGGAGTCCTTTGCCTGGCAAGGCTACCTATACACTGTCCTGCTCTTCCTGACGGCGCTGCTCCagtccctctgcctgcagcagtaCTTCAACTTGTGCTTCCTACTTGGCATAAACGTGCGTGCCTGTCTCGTTGCTGCCATCTACAAGAAG GCACTCACCATGTCCAGTGCCACCCGCAAGGAGTCCACAGTGGGAGAGACTGTGAATCTGATGTCAGCTGATGCCCAGAGGTTCATGGATGTGACCAACTTCATTCACCAGCTGTGGTCATCCCCCCTGCAAATTATCCTGTCCAttgttttcctctgggcagagctgggcccCTCTGTCCTGGCTGGCATAGCAGTCATGGTGCTGCTCATCCCCTTAAATGCACTCCTGGTTGCCAAGGCCAAAAACATCCAG GTGAGGAACATGAAGAACAAGGATGAACGCTTGAAGATAATGGGTGAAATCCTCAATGGAATCAAG ATCCTGAAACTTTTTGCCTGGGAGCCTTCGTTTGAGAAGCGAGTCAGTGAGATCCGGGAACGTGAGCTCAAGGACTTGGTGAACTTCAGTTACTTGCAGTCAATCTCCATCTTCGTGTTCACGTGTTCCCCTGTCCTG GTCTCCTTGGCCAGCTTTGCTGTCTTCGTGCTGGTGGATGAGAACAACATCCTGGATGCACAGAAGGCCTTTACTGCCATCTCCCTTTTCAATGTGCTGCGCTTCCCCATGGCCATGCTACCCTTGgtcctctcctccctggtgCAG ACCAAAGTGTCAACTGTGAGGCTGGAGCGCTAcctggctggagaagacctgGACACCTCAGCTATCCACCACAACCCTGTTGAAG GCAGTGCTGTGAGTTTCTCGGAGGCCACATTCTCCTGGGAGCAGAACGGCAACGCTGCGATAAGAGA TGTCACCCTGGACGTCGCACCCGGAAGCCTGGTGGCTGTGGTGGGGGCTGTGGGCTCAGGCAAATCTTCGCTGGTGTCAGCCATGCTCGGGGAGATGGAGAATATCAAGGGACACATCAACATCCAC GGCTCACTGGCCTACGTCCCTCAGCAGGCCTGGATCCAGAATGCCACACTGAAAGACAACATCCTTTTTGGGTCAGAACTGGATGAAGCCAGGTATCAGAAGGTCATTAAGGCCTGTGCCCTACTTCCAGACCTGGaactgctgcctgcaggtgaCCAGACAGAGATTGGAGAGAAG GGCATTAACCTGAGTGGAGGCCAGAAGCAGCGAGTCAGCCTGGCCCGGGCAGTGTACAGCAATGCAGACATCTATGTCCTGGATGATCCATTGTCTGCTGTGGATGCTCACGTTGGCAAGTACCTCTTTGAGAATGTGCTGGGGCCAGAAGGGCTGCTGCAAAAGAAG ACGCGGATCTTGGTGACGCACAGTATCAGTTTCCTGCCCCGGGTGGATAACATCGtggtgctggtggcaggagaAGTATCTGAGCAGGGCTCCTACAGCAAACTGCTTGCAAACAAGGGGGCCTTTGCCCAGTTCCTGAACTTGTATGGCAGACAGGAGGAGgatgcttcagagaaaaataccaCAG CTGTTGCTTTAGCTGGGGATGAAGAGCAGGGTGATGAAGATGTTGAGCCTTGTGTGGAGGAGGGCCCTGATGATGTGGTGACCATGACCCTGAAGCGAGAGGCCAGCGTCCGCCAGAGGGAGTTCAGTCGCAG CCTTAGTAAAAGAAGCACCAAGTCCTGGAAAAAGGCCCAGGATGAGCCCCCCAAGAAGCTGAAGGGCCAGAAACTAATTGAGAAAGAAGCTGTGGAAACAGGCAAG GTGAAGTTCTCCATGTACCTGCGGTACCTGCGTGCTGTTGGCTTGTGCTACTCTTTCTGGATTGCCATGGGCTATGTTGGACAGTACGCTGCTGTCGTGGGGACCAACCTGTGGCTCAGCGCCTGGACGGATGATGCTCAGCACTACCTGAACCAGACCTACCCTGTGGAGCTGCGAGACCTGCGGATTGGTGTCTTTGGAGCACTGGGGATATCACAAG CTCTCTTCCTGCTCTTTGCAATCCTCCTGTCTGCTCGTGGTGCCATGCGGGCTTCTCGGGTTACGCATCAGCAACTGCTCAGCAACATCCTGCGTGCGCCCATGAGCTTTTTTGACACGACCCCAACTGGCCGCATTGTGAATAGGTTTGCCAAG GATATCTTCACGATAGATGAGACCATTCCCATGTCCTTCCGCAGCTGGCTCAACTGTTTCATGGCCCTCATTAGCACATTGCTCATGATCTCCCTGGCCACTCCATTCTTCGTTCTTGTTATCATTCCCTTGAGCATCTTCTACTATTTTGTGCTG CGCTTCTATATCTCCACATCACGCCAGCTACGGCGTCTGGACTCAGTAACTAGGTCTCCCATCTACTCTCACTTTGGTGAGACAGTGTCAGGTCTTTCCGTGATCCGGGCCTATGGACACCAAGAACGGTTCCTGCAGCAAAATGAGAGCACTATGGACATCAATCAGAAAAGTGTTTACTCCTGGATAGTCTCAAATAG GTGGCTGGCCATCCGTTTGGAGTTTGTTGGGAGCCTCATCATCTTCTTCTCTGCGCTTCTAGCTGTGATTTCAAAGGGCACTTTGGAGGGCGGCATCGTTGGTCTTTCTGTCTCCTCTGCCCTCAAC GTAACCCAGACACTGAACTGGCTGGTGCGGACGTCTTCAGAGCTGGAGACGAACATTGTGGCACTGGAGCGGGTACATGAGTACACGAAGGTGAAGAATGAG GCTCCATGGGTGACAGAAAAGCGTCCACCCCATGGCTGGCCCAGCAAAGGTGAGATCAAATTTGTGGACTACAAAGTTCGTTACCGACCTGAACTGGAGTTGGTACTTCAGGGGATCACCTGCAATATTTGGAGCACTGAGAAG GTTGGGGTTGTGGGCCGGACTGGGGCTGGAAAATCCTCCCTCACCAACTGCCTCTTCCGggtgctggaggctgctggagggaggaTCCTCATTGATGAGGTGGATATAGCGACAATCGGCCTCCATGACCTGCGCAAGAGCCTCACTATCATCCCCCAG GACCCTGTGCTCTTCACTGGAACCCTGCGGATGAACCTGGACCCCTTTGACCATTACACAGACGAGGAGATATGGAAGGCTCTCGAGCTGGCCCACCTGAAGACATACGTGCAAGCCCTTCCCGAGGGGCTGCTGCATCTTGTGAGCGAGGGAGGGGAGAACCTGAG TGTTGGGCAGCGGCAGCTCGTGTGCCTGGCCCGGGCCCTTCTCCGCAAAGCCAAGATCCTCATCCTCGACGAAGCAACAGCAGCTGTAGATCTGGAGACTGATCACTTAATCCAGACAACAATTCGGAGCGAGTTTGCGGACTGCACTGTCCTTACCATCGCCCACCGCCTCCACACCATCATGGACAGCAACAG ggtgATGGTCCTGCAGGCCGGGAGGATTGTGGAGTATGACAGtccagaggagctgctgaagaagcAGGGTATCTTCTCCGCAATGGCAAAGGATGCTGGCATCACGAATACAGAGACCACCGTGCTGtag